In Nycticebus coucang isolate mNycCou1 chromosome 5, mNycCou1.pri, whole genome shotgun sequence, the DNA window ACAGATATTCCAGAGCTGGCTTCTGTCAAGTGTTGctcaatttaaataattaaaatgtgagCTGATACACTGGTTTGGCGGGGGTTATTTAGAGATTCATTTCTAAATGGTCATTATAAATagaacttgtttatttttaaggatGGAACATTAAAAAGAGACCgtcactcttaaaaaaaaattaaaaaatagtaaacaaaagggtacacatactgtatgattccgtGTCCATAAAGTTCCAACCAGGAAACTAAACCTTTTATGGTTTAATTAGATATTCACCtttgagaaagaggaaaaggagataATTCAAAGGACATAGGGAAGACTCTAATTTTGGTAATGTTTTATGTCTCAACTGAGGTAATGTCTCTACAATGATAAATCATTCTTTGTGTATATTTGTATTAATCAGCTTTCTTTGTTGCTGTAGTAACAAATAATCCCAATATCTCAGTCAGTGCTCTCAACATAAGATTTATGTTCCTTGCTTTCATTACGTGAGCGCTCCAGCCTACTATTTTCTCTTGGGTTCACTTGGGCTCAGCTCAGCTTTGCTTTGTTCCAGCAATCTTCTCTTCTGAGATCTAGGCTAGAGAAGTAGCTACTATTTGGGGCATGTTTTTCACAAGGCAGGGATGAGAAACTCAAGGATGACAGAGGGAAACTCTAGAGCTAGTTGCATTAAAATTTTCTGCTCCTATGTGGTGCACAGCTTGTTCAAAcctttatttttcatctatttgATCCCATCATCTTCACATGCCATAAGCCACACCCATATTCTTCTGAGacatacatttattatatttgcAGGTATTTTGAGTTTATCAAACTTTGGAGGGAGAACACCCTTGGTCTATCCTGAGTCATTTTCTTtagctgaaaataagacttgACAGACTTAATTAAGGCCCCAAGTTAGTTGATTTTTAGTTAATCAaaggggagattatcctggagtGAGAGCCGGGAGGGGGTGCTGACTTGGACAAGGGCCCTTGGAATCAGAAACCTTCTCCTGGGAGCCTTGAAGAGAGAACCGGCTGTTTTGTGAGAAAGCCTGATAGAGGGACCATGTGGCAAAGAATCGCCAGCAGCCTCTAGGACTGAGTAGCCCCTACCTCACAATCAAGAGGAAAGTAAGGACCTCAGTACTACTGTTGCAGAGAATTGAATTCTTCCAACAATCACATGAGCTTGGAAAGGAACCCCAAACACTAGAGAGGAAGGCCGCCAGCTCAACACCTTGATTGAGCCCTGTAGAGGACATATCTAATCCACGTCTGGACTTCTGAAGACTGCAAAGCCCCATCTCTAGAAATTCTAATTCAATAGGTCTCGGGGTGGGGCCAAAATCTTGTAATTCAAACAATTTCTCAAGTGAGGCTGATGTTTGAGAACCAGTGGTCTACGATGACTACAATTACTTCTATGCACTTTAAATGCCACAGTAGCAAACTAGCATTATCAGAGAACATATTTATCTTACTGAAGCAAATAATTGGCTTTCTTTTCACATTAAGGatgttcaaaaaagaaaaaaagagagagaagttcttattaaataatattcattAGGCTCAATACTTGATTTTCATTAAGCTACCTGATTCAGGTGAGCAAGTGCTTATGTCCATGAATGCACTAACACATTACTTTTTCCCAcattataatttgcattttggTTTTTCTGTACTATTGTTTTATTATGGTGACCTGATTTATAGTagaaattgttaaaatgacaTACTTTATATTCTAAGAGATCTCAAAAAACACAAACTGAGTTGATAATCATGCATAAAGTATATAATATTCTACAGTCACTACCTAAACTATTCagtacaaacattttttaaaagaattagacCCACTCATAATAATATCATCAGGGAGCTATAAATTTGCTATGCCTCTGTTTTAGTATTAGATCTAATAGCTGGGCTGATACACCACAGATGTAAAAGACAGTATACTCATCATGAGAATAACATATACCAAAGCCTTTTGATGTTTAATGTTCCAATTTgttcaaatacaaaaaaatcacctcccttttgtcttcattttctgtaattttttttttttttagacagaagtGCCTCTTTCCCTCATTGCAGCTTCCAAGAAACTACAGGATGGTGAGAACTacagcatttaataaatattcacatCAAAgagatttttataacatttttcatgTCATTGCTCCTTTACCCTTCCCCAACAAACACTTTGAGAATTACAATGAATTCTTGAAATCCTGAAGGAACTATCTTCAAGCCTTATACTAGGCTTTCAAATACAAGTTTAAACATCttgaaaggaaatgagaaataagTATTTATAAGAGGAGATCACATCAGCACATCCAAGATAAAATAATAACAGGAAAGAGAGCTGAGATTTTAAAAGCAGTATAATCATCTGCTGGTAAGAAAGCATAAAAAGAATAGGTAACATGGCATTTACACAAAACTATAAACTCCTCCAGGATAAGGATGTTGGTCTTTTTATTTACTACAGTCCTTGTTCCTAGAATAACATTTAGTGCAGAGAAGTTCAAAATGTTTGTTGCATAAATGAATGACCGTGATACAGAAAATGGATTATGATTCTCCCTGTTATTCAATACTCAGGATTAATAATCTGGAATCTGGAAGTGGTTCAAATTCCAGCACAACATATAAACTTTGTACTATAAAGTAGAAAATACTAGGTCTTGATGTTCCGGTGTCCACAATTTGGCCACTGGATAGCTGGACATAAATGGCTCTGATTACAGAGGGATAGATGAAAAAGAGTTATACGTAAGTATTAAAGGACCACAGACCAGTTTAAAAAGCTTCAAAGGAATAACTTTTGAGAATTATCTGAAAAGATGAATGAGAGGACAAAATAGTACAGGTACCTAAAGCAAAGGAACAGAAATGGCAAAGTTCAGTGTTTTTGGAGACAAACTAGATTTCAAACTTTTTAACCATAACCTGCAGTAAGAAATATACATacaagccagatgtggtggctcgtacctgtaattgcactctgggaggccaaagaaggtggattgcctgagcttaggagttccagaccagcctgagcaaaagcgataccctgtctataaaaataggTGTGgagagtacctgtagtccctgtacttgggaggctgaggcaagagggtcacttgagcccaagagtttaaaattgctgtgagctatgacgccatggcattctactgagggtgaggttgacaaagtgagactgtctaaaaaaaaaaaaaaaatgaaagaaaaggaatatacaTACAGTACCCTTGACTGAGGTAAGCTTTATGAAACGATACCTACCTTTActcatttaatgtatttttttcatctatttaatCTTGTTTAGTGCTGGTCAAGATGTACTGAATTCAACTGAAGATCATTTGTTTGAATTTGGGTTTGAGCATTGGAGAGCTGTGGCAAGGAGACCACTGAGATGGAGACGCAGGGAACGCTCCACCACCCCCGCTCCAGCTCTTCTCCCATTTGGGGGTTTTGCTGCTGAGCTGCAATGCTCAGGGAAGGACTGTGACTTAGGTCCTATTCCTACTTAATAGCAATTCGGTGTAGTAGAAAGATCAGTAAAAATCTCCCTTTCTGTAACAAGCCAAAGTGCATAAAGGCAAAGTGCTGTGTGTAAGCTTTTTCTCCTCTGCACTGGGTATAATATCGGAGGCTTACCATGACTGTCTAGAACGGTGGTTCTCagtcttcctaatgctgcgaccctttaatatagttcctcatgttgtggtgaccccaaccataaaattatcttcattgctacaacatgaggaactatattaaagggtcgtggcactaggaaggttgggaaccactgatctagaaggttaaaagcatttaaaaatgaaattattcccATTTCTGGGAGCATTCTATATTCAATCTATATCTGGATTTATCTCAGAGTTTAGCAGTCACATTGTCACACTGAACTAAAAAGGCAAAATGCTCTCTGATTCTTCTTCTGTGCATAACAATTTGTGCATCCACAGTAGTCTCCATTCaagaccatttattgagcactttctatGTGCCCGGTTCTGTTCTAGTGCTAGCAACTATAATAGTGGGGAAACAAAAAGTCAAGTCTCCTACAGTTTATATTGcacagaaaacaaattaattaaatacATACAGATAATAATAAAACCTAGGAAGAAAAATAGTGCCTTGggttaaaaaatattatctaaagTAGCCAGAGAAGGCCTTTCTCAGGAGGTACGATCTATGTGGAGACAGAAGGATTAGAAGAAGCCATTACAGTGAAGTGCTAAGGAGAAGAGCATAGTGAAGACATGACACGGGAAAGAAATGACATACTGGAAGGTCAGTATTTATTTATCCTTCCCCCTTAGTCCCCCAAGtcactgggattgcaggcatgagccacgacacTCTGCTGAAGGCCAGTATACCTTGACCCCAATGAGGAGTTGAAAAGAATGACATGAGATTAGATGGGACATTACCTGAAGTTACTGCATTAAGTAACTGGACTGGGAAGTTATAAGAGAAAGATATGATCCAATTTGAGTCTTTAAAGGCTTGTTCTTTCAGCTATGTGGAGAGGGGATCAGACAGGGGTATGACTAGAAGCTGGAGAGCCCTTAGGAGACTAATTTCCAGGCAAGTAAAGATGAAAGATTAAAGTAGGGTTTTGACAatgaaaatggagaaaagcaaataaatccAAGATCTACTTTGAAGGTAGAAACGGCAAAACTTATATTCAGAATTTCTTTAAATGAGACAACAAGGAAGCAAATCAGAACTTGGGTAGAgtgaatgtatttttaatgaaGAGATGACATTTTGAGGAATAAAAAACGGGAGAAATATATACTAACTGACAGCCTAAAAGTAAGGTATTAAATTGGTcacatttataactttaattCCATGCTGTATTATGGGCCTCAATTTTCTTAAAACACGGTTTTAAGCCAAAGCACAAAGAGAGAACTGCCTTAAGGATTTTTAGTCATAATGGTTGAACCCAGGCCATTGAAAAAATATGATGTACACAATGAAAATAGTGAAGCAAGATTTAATGAAGATTATTTTAGTGAGAAACAGTAGTTCTCACCCTGGCTGCACATTACAATTCCCTGGGGACCTCTTAAAAACTAGATGCCCAGTTTCCATGGAAgtaattctgatttaattggcctGAGATAGACCCAGGcacaggtattttttaaaagctccttaCAGGATTCTAATGAGCAGCCAGGACTGAGAGTCTTGAGTTAGAAGTACAGTAGAGCTGAGGATACCACATCAATAAACCTATTCCATTAAtaaaagattaacagaatgggGTAAAGGAACTTTTCTCCCAgacaagaatgggagaaaatggatGTAGTTCAAGatcacaaaaaattaataattttcttctgtGTCATCTTTTTTTCTAAACTGGGAGAAAATGACATTCTCATCTTACTTGTTAAGAATATAGACACTCATATGGATatcacacatattttaaaatacattttctttccactaTCAACAAAAAGGGAAGAGATTAACAGCTCGTGGTtaactgtaagaaaaataaaagagagcatCAGTCTTGCCCAAACAAGGagacacaggaaaaaaatgcACTGGAAAAGTGATCAAAGGGATTAAGGACTCTGTtaattctcagagaaaaaaaCTATAGTTGGTTACCATAATACACCTAACAATGAGTTTGTATCACACCACTACTGCTTTTTAGCAGCTCTTTAGCCTTCTAGGATTTAACTCATGAAAGAGCCACAGAATTATTCTGATAATTCTAAGGAATTAGAAACAAGTAACTATTGTCCTGAAATAGAATTCTGAAAAACACCGAAAACCTACCAGTAATTCTTCCCAGACTGCAATGAAGTCTTTGTTGCTGATAGGTGATGCCAGGGAACTTCAATTATTTGCCCTAAATCTTTTAACTAATTGGTGTTCCCATTATCCAGGCATCATGGCTATCGCCTGTAGTCTCGGAACGTTGTGTGGCCTAGACGGGACGATtgttcagcccaggagtttgaagctgcagttgGCTGTAACTGCGCCActacactccaacctgggcaacatagacagctagaccctgtctaaaaaaacacacaaaacaaaaaacttaatgGAATTAATTGATTCTTATTCATTGGAATAAGAATCGAGGTTTcacattgttattatttattttgttccatttacACCCTCCTTGTTCTCtaatttctgtacttttaaatacagaaaatagaaatgtgCAGTGCAATTTCTAAATCGCCAAGTCTGGGGAGCTTTAACTGTTGCACCGTCCAGGGAAGGCCTCCATGATAACTCAGTGGCTGAAAACCAGCGAGTtcggtggtgcccatggctcagtgagtagggggccggccccagacaccgaggatggcgggttcaaacccggccccggcctaaactgcaacaacagaaaatagccgggtgttgtggcgggtgcctgtagtccccgaggcaaaagaatcgcctaagcccaagagctggaggttgctgtgagctgcgacaacgcagtactctaccgagggcaacgatGTGAGACTTttatctctggaaaaaaaaaaaacgaagagtTCATTAGAGTAGCCTAAAGTGGAATTTTAGTTTTGAGTAGGCGTGTCTGCTTCAGAAAAGGAGTGAAAGCAAAGGAAATCTGAGGAGCTTAGGTAAAACTGAGAGAATCGCAGAACAAGTGAGAAGGGAAACGGGACGGCAACACCCGACAGGAGCAGGATGCGGGTGGGATTGCCCGGCCGACCTCGGGCTGCCCCGGCCGGCGACCCCGCAGGACGTGCGGAGCCGCAGCGCGCACTACAACTCCCAGAAGCCCCTGTTTCCCGGAGCCCGCGCCCTGCCGCGCAACGCCCGCCGGGAGCCGGCCGCAGCCGCCAAGATGTCGCAGCCCAAGAAAAGAAAGGTTGAGTCGGGGGGCGGCGgcgaaggaggggagggaagtgagGAGGAAGATGGCGGGGAGCTGGAGGCGACTCTGCAGCGACCCCGGAGGACTAAACGGGAGCGGGACCAGTTGTACTACGAGTGCTACTCAGACGTTTCGGTCCACGAGGAGATGATCGCGGACCGCGTCCGCACCGATGCCTACCGCTTAGGCATCCTGCGGAACTGGGCAGCTCTGCGGGGCAAGACCGTGCTGGACGTGGGCGCGGGCACCGGCATTCTAAGCATCTTTTGTGCCCAGGCCGGGGCCCGGCGCGTGTACGCGGTGGAAGCCAGCGCCATCTGGCAACAGGCCCGGGAGGTGGTGCGGCTCAACGGGCTGGAAGACCGGGTGCACGTCCTGCCGGGGCCGGTGGAGACAGTGGAGTTGCCGGAGCAGGTGGACGCCATCGTGAGCGAGTGGATGGGCTACGGACTGCTGCACGAGTCCATGCTGAGCTCGGTGCTCCACGCGCGGACCAAGTGGCTGAAAGAGGGCGGTCTTCTCCTGCCAGCTTCCGCCGAGCTCTTCGTAGCCCCCATCAGCGACCAGATGCTGGAGTGGCGCCTAGGCTTCTGGAGCCAGGTGAAGCAGCACTATGGTGTGGACATGAGCTGCCTGGAGAGCTTCGCTACGCGCTGCCTCATGGGCCACTCAGAGATCGTGGTGCAGGGCCTGTCCGGCGAGGATGTGCTGGCCCGACCGCAGCGCTTTGCTCAGCTTGATCTGGCCCGCGTGGGCTTGGAGCAGGAGCTGGTGGCTGGGGTGGGCGGGCGCTTTCGTTGCAGCTGCTACGGCTCGGCGCCCATGCATGGCTTTGCCGTCTGGTTCCAGGTAACCTTTCCTGGTGGAGAGTCGGAGAAACCCCTGGTGCTGTCCACTTCGCCTTTTCACCCGGCCACCCACTGGAAGCAGGCGCTCCTTTATCTGAACGAGCCGGTGCAAGTGGAGCAAGACACAGACATTTCAGGAGAGATCACGCTGCTGCCCTCCCGGGACAACCCGCGTCGCCTGCGCGTGCTGCTGCGCTACAAAGTGGGGGACCAGGAGGAAAAAACCAAAGACTTTGCCATGGAGGACTGAGCGTTACCTTTTCTCCCTGCTACCTCCCCAGATGGCCTGACCTGCGTGGGAGAGGATAGGGAGGTTGGAGGAGAAAGGGTGAATCCCCGTGATGCAAGTAGGGGACAGTATCTGTCTCCCTTTTCCCTCGTGGCTGGGGAGGGAAGAGTGATTACAATGTCTGTTTGAGGAGATTGTTGAccgtgtttattttaaaaagttgcccTCTCAACGACGGATACAGTGTGCTTATTAATGGGCTTTTAAGCCTCAGAAGGATGTAGTACCAAGCACTTGAATTtccagttattttgttttgtggtaAAAATAAACACGAATGAAAATACCCGCTTATGAAAGGTCCATGCACATTCCTGACAACTCACATCTTTTCTAAAGCTGAAGCTGGGAAGAAGGGTGAAACGTTCATTTAGACTCTAAATTTCCAATATGTATTATATCTCTCCAGAGCCATACTTTCTCAGTCTTTGAATCCCCTCTGTCCCTAGGTGCCTCCAGGCTATGGTATTTCTTCCTTATTGTTTTCTAAGTAAATTTCTCTAGTTAAtgaaagggagaagaggaagcagTTTAAATAGCTATCTTCTAATTACTTTTACTACTTTCATAGGGTGCAGAAGTTGATGAACACGTTAATCCATTAAATAAAATGGACTTTATGTCATTGTACAACATTAAGAAATAAAGATGGTACATTTTGAAGAAAAAGGCCTGAAAGACAGCAAAGTAATGTGATTCTTTAAATTCTGTTAAGACAACCAAATTCTATTAAGACAACCAAAAAAATGTTCCATCTATATTCCATAATAAATTTTGTGTAATTCCTATGAGACAGTCTGGAAGAAGAAGTTTTTGAACCTCCCTAAAGGGCTTATTCATCACCATGGGTAAATTATTTAAGCTTAGtaaattaaggaaaatattttctcagccAGAAAAGTGTACCCATTTAAACTCAAATTTATAGGGATCATGTGACTTGGCCTACTTACAAGTAGtgaaagttcctttttttttagggGTTTAGtggttttttgttggtttttttttggggggggttgtttgtttgttttgctttttagctCAGCCAAATGTGGAAGTTGTGAATTTGGGAAAATCACTTGTAATGAAGTGTGAGTCATGTTATCAAATTTATTTCACTGAAGTTTCCCTCATTCCTGTAGCAAATAAAACATTGGCATTCTCATTTTTTATAGATGAATTCTTATGTATTATGTATGAGTTAATAatgatttttgcctttttaacacTGTTCTTACGAAGGGTTACAGCCCCTTCGGAATGTAACTTTAAGACAATTCAAACTGCCTTATGTATGGTTTTTGCATATTAGTAGCTTTTGTAGAAAAGAGGTGTGAAAAACTGGGGCTTTGGCATTATATTTCTGTAGCTCagtgtttttccctttttattgcaTATTAAAGTATGTAAGTATTATAACTAATTTGATCAAGTTTGGTGTGAACATATGAGACATttcatacatgaaaaaaatgatcaGGTTTGCCAGATAATTGAACAATAAGCAGTACAATTATAATTATTACCATTTTTTGTTGGGAATAGTTGTTATATAAATGACTTTGGTTTAAactagaggcaaaaaaaaaaaatagctcctttatttagatttttagtGTGTGATTTTAAGTAGATTTctgtgattttgtttgtttttgaaaaaaccTTCTTCCATCACAATTCCTTTACTATATGGACGTATGAAATCATCCTTTcagattctattttttatatacagtagaatccccctTGTTGACCACCTTCCCACATTGTCCACCTTCAtaaattgacttaattttcattcACTGGACACACACCaaatgtactcaatggaagtttcATATGTTGACCATCTTAGTATGTTGACCTTCTAGTCCCTTaactggtcaacttacagaggttctaccatattaAAGAGTGGAGTTCTCATTACAATATAAGTACATGAAGATAACTTCAGTTAATACTTGGGAAACTAGACAAACGGTGGATAGTTCATAATTAAGCAAAGCTTCAAAATTTGTGttactctttctcaaaaaaaaaatgatttgtaaaaaaaaaaaaaaaatacagctattGAGCCACTTCATTTAAGAGCTAGTATAGCATAATGTTTAAGGGCTTGGACTCTGGAACCAGAAGACCCATATAGGAATCCAGGCTGTACCACTCTTGCCACTGTAACCTTGTGCAAAATACTtaactaactctttttttttttcaaaattctcaaatataaaatggagataacaataGTACCTACTTCATAGAAATGTGAGATATAAATTAATACGTGTGTCTACATAATCTctgatatacagggtggccacatgaactttatggccaccctgtaaaTAACTCTTTAGTTTTGTAATTATAGAAAAGCTATGAAAACCTGGAGCATTTGGATGTATACAAAATGTGCTATAGAATGAATATTGAACATTTTGGTATTTTTACAGGTATTGTTCAACAGTATCAGGAACAATGTGCTTGGGGACCAATTTATGACCCTGGACACCAGATGATCCAAAGGAAACCCAAGGCCTTCGGAGTGAGGACACTTCCAGAAGGAGGAATGTGTAAGATCAGCGTCTTAGCACTTTGGACTGCTACTAATTGCTTGAGGATATTAGGGCCATAGGAAGCAACTACTGGGTCCAAAAAGAGAGCTGCCTGCTTCCCTCAAACAGCTTACGTTTATTTAGCACTGTGaagttttccaaatattttcattaattcagTGGACCAATGGATATTTTATAGAATATACAATGTAAAAGTCATTGTGATAAACATTTAGGATACAAACCAATAAAACACAGTGTCTgccttcaaatatatatattcataaaataaactaataagtaaaataaacaataacaGGCTAAAGATCTGACTGAATGGTCTTATTGTTAGAAAGGGCAGGTAATTAACTTCATTTTACATCCCAGGAACAAGAGTTGTAGAGACATTAAAGGATTTGCCAAAAGTTACAGAGCTAATTCTTGGcaattgaatctttttttttttttttttttaagagacagagtctcattttgtcaccctcggtagagtgctgtgacatcacagctcacagcaacctccaactcttgggcttaggtgattctcttgcctcagcctcctgaatagcggggactacaggtgccagccacaacgcccagctatttttttgttgcagtttggcctgggccaggtttgaacccaccaccttcggtatatggggccggcgccctactcactgagccacaggcacttccctggCAGTTGAATCTTGAACACAAATCTTTTAGTTCCTAATCcg includes these proteins:
- the PRMT6 gene encoding protein arginine N-methyltransferase 6, with the protein product MSQPKKRKVESGGGGEGGEGSEEEDGGELEATLQRPRRTKRERDQLYYECYSDVSVHEEMIADRVRTDAYRLGILRNWAALRGKTVLDVGAGTGILSIFCAQAGARRVYAVEASAIWQQAREVVRLNGLEDRVHVLPGPVETVELPEQVDAIVSEWMGYGLLHESMLSSVLHARTKWLKEGGLLLPASAELFVAPISDQMLEWRLGFWSQVKQHYGVDMSCLESFATRCLMGHSEIVVQGLSGEDVLARPQRFAQLDLARVGLEQELVAGVGGRFRCSCYGSAPMHGFAVWFQVTFPGGESEKPLVLSTSPFHPATHWKQALLYLNEPVQVEQDTDISGEITLLPSRDNPRRLRVLLRYKVGDQEEKTKDFAMED